The following are encoded in a window of Methanothrix sp. genomic DNA:
- the tmk gene encoding dTMP kinase: MRIMRADRGLLITLEGIDGAGKTTIAGMLKMRFPDFVFTREPTEGPVGKMARRTEEPLEQLFLFMADHANHLRSCILPSISSGKVVVSDRYIDSRAAYQGALLREMIPIDWIYDLHRPWSLMPDMTLLFRIDPSVALERCTKRGATSLFEMETLLREVSRNFDIMASREPERFVVIDAERGIPEVAEHAASEILKLLRRRDSQGGDLL; this comes from the coding sequence ATGCGGATAATGCGGGCTGACAGAGGTCTTCTGATCACCCTCGAGGGGATTGATGGTGCTGGAAAGACGACCATCGCAGGAATGCTAAAGATGAGGTTTCCGGATTTCGTCTTCACCAGAGAGCCGACTGAGGGGCCTGTTGGAAAAATGGCCAGGAGAACAGAGGAGCCGCTCGAGCAGCTCTTTTTATTCATGGCGGACCATGCGAACCACCTCCGCTCATGCATACTCCCGTCCATAAGCAGCGGGAAGGTGGTGGTATCAGACAGATACATAGACTCGCGCGCCGCGTACCAGGGCGCTCTTCTCAGGGAGATGATCCCGATCGATTGGATATACGATCTTCACAGGCCCTGGTCGCTGATGCCTGATATGACTCTGCTCTTCCGGATAGATCCGTCAGTTGCTTTGGAGAGGTGCACGAAGCGCGGCGCGACCTCGCTCTTCGAGATGGAGACGCTCCTGAGAGAGGTGAGCAGGAACTTCGATATCATGGCCTCGAGGGAGCCTGAGAGGTTCGTGGTGATAGATGCGGAAAGGGGGATCCCGGAGGTTGCAGAGCATGCAGCCTCCGAGATCTTGAAGCTGCTCCGGCGCAGGGACAGCCAGGGTGGAGATCTGCTGTAG
- a CDS encoding response regulator — protein MSSVLLVEDDENHASLFIRSFEEMNMGRIYWVSDGEQALDFLLHRGRYVDSSISPRPDLILLDLRLPRMDGMDLLKEIKRSEDLRSIPVVILTTSKNRHDIRNAYMNHANSYLIKPLGFNKFQELARTVCTYWLTWNTLPPGNDAPNKSAAENASLA, from the coding sequence ATGTCATCGGTATTGCTTGTGGAGGACGACGAGAACCATGCGTCACTCTTTATAAGATCCTTTGAAGAAATGAACATGGGAAGGATCTACTGGGTGAGTGATGGAGAGCAGGCGCTCGATTTCCTGCTCCATCGTGGCAGATATGTGGACAGCAGCATCAGCCCCAGGCCGGACCTCATCCTTCTCGATCTCAGGCTTCCGAGAATGGATGGCATGGATCTCCTCAAGGAGATCAAGCGTTCTGAGGATCTTAGGAGCATACCGGTGGTGATACTGACCACATCAAAGAACAGGCATGATATCAGAAACGCGTACATGAACCATGCTAACAGCTATCTCATAAAGCCGCTTGGATTCAACAAGTTCCAGGAGCTGGCGAGAACTGTGTGCACGTACTGGCTCACGTGGAACACCCTGCCGCCAGGGAACGATGCGCCCAACAAAAGCGCTGCAGAGAACGCCTCTTTGGCATGA
- the dnaG gene encoding DNA primase DnaG, whose amino-acid sequence MQNVDTTKYIIYADITADGIVERPDVVGAIFGQTEGLLGSDLDLRDLQKTGRLGRIDVQISSSGGKSMGTISIPSSFDKVETAILAAALETIDRVGPCMARIQVTKIEDVRAAKRKYIIDRAKRILVEMFDENILETEQITEEIKQSVRVEEITYIGKDNLPAGPNVLDSDAILVVEGRADVLNLLKYGIKNAVAVGGTNIPPTITELCSKKIATAFTDGDRGGELIVKELLQVADIDYVARAPEGKCVEELTQKEIIRALRQKIPVEQVMDMYKIKPVARKKREIVTKRKSLIKERPVSVRTVAQVVPIAHRAEIAPPPEIQTRALQKDAHEHYEEPEIEAEEAGEWFKHHVEELDGTLTARLFDRNNNPIRDVAVRDLAKELKESNGSVHGVIFDGVVTQRLLDIAAEKGLDYLIGAKMGSIAKTPVGVKVITSGQ is encoded by the coding sequence ATGCAGAATGTTGACACAACAAAATATATAATTTACGCTGATATCACTGCAGATGGCATAGTGGAGCGGCCCGATGTTGTGGGAGCGATATTCGGCCAGACGGAGGGGCTGCTGGGCAGCGATCTCGATCTCAGGGATCTGCAGAAGACTGGAAGGCTCGGCAGGATAGACGTCCAGATATCCTCAAGTGGCGGGAAGTCGATGGGCACGATCTCCATACCCTCAAGCTTCGATAAGGTCGAGACCGCGATCCTGGCTGCAGCTCTTGAGACCATAGACCGGGTTGGGCCCTGCATGGCAAGGATACAGGTTACAAAGATAGAGGATGTAAGAGCCGCGAAGAGGAAGTACATCATCGACAGGGCGAAGAGGATACTGGTGGAGATGTTCGATGAGAACATCCTTGAGACTGAGCAGATCACTGAGGAGATCAAGCAGTCTGTGAGGGTGGAGGAGATCACCTACATAGGCAAGGACAACCTGCCGGCGGGTCCGAACGTGCTGGACTCAGATGCGATTCTTGTTGTTGAGGGACGGGCTGATGTCCTGAACCTTCTCAAGTACGGCATAAAGAACGCCGTCGCTGTTGGCGGTACGAACATACCTCCCACGATCACAGAGCTCTGCTCGAAGAAGATCGCCACAGCATTCACAGATGGCGACCGCGGCGGGGAGCTCATCGTCAAGGAGCTTCTGCAGGTCGCGGATATAGATTACGTCGCACGTGCGCCGGAGGGCAAGTGCGTGGAGGAGCTGACGCAGAAGGAGATCATTCGCGCACTCCGCCAGAAGATCCCGGTCGAGCAGGTCATGGACATGTACAAGATCAAGCCGGTTGCGAGAAAGAAGCGGGAGATCGTGACCAAGCGTAAGAGCCTGATAAAGGAGAGACCTGTCTCTGTCAGGACTGTCGCCCAGGTGGTCCCAATAGCGCACCGTGCTGAGATAGCTCCACCGCCAGAGATCCAGACCAGAGCGCTTCAGAAGGATGCCCATGAGCACTACGAGGAGCCGGAGATCGAGGCCGAGGAGGCCGGGGAGTGGTTCAAGCATCACGTCGAAGAGCTCGACGGGACGCTCACGGCAAGGCTTTTCGACAGAAACAACAACCCGATAAGGGATGTGGCTGTGCGCGACCTCGCAAAAGAGCTGAAGGAGTCAAACGGCAGCGTCCATGGCGTGATATTCGATGGAGTGGTCACCCAGAGGCTTCTCGATATCGCGGCTGAAAAAGGCCTGGACTATCTGATTGGAGCGAAGATGGGGAGCATAGCGAAGACCCCTGTGGGGGTAAAGGTCATAACAAGTGGTCAGTGA
- a CDS encoding molybdenum cofactor guanylyltransferase, whose product MRSAVILAGGEGRRMGAEKASVMLCNRPLIEHVIERISDVVDDLIVVMRDEAQAARLECATSGCRVVIDRAHGVGPIAGLQAGMDAARGRYAFAAGCDMPFLNSDIIDGLFSLADGHDGAVPVLNDIPERLHAVYLARQLEEACRIAIVRGARRVSAPLAWLDIRFVDAGIFRGVDPELLSFFNVNTPDDLRRAESILRGRTAERRISLL is encoded by the coding sequence ATGAGGTCTGCTGTTATACTTGCCGGAGGAGAAGGAAGACGGATGGGCGCAGAGAAGGCGTCCGTCATGCTCTGCAACAGACCCCTTATCGAGCATGTGATCGAGAGAATATCTGATGTGGTCGATGATCTCATTGTTGTCATGAGAGATGAGGCGCAGGCTGCGAGGCTTGAATGTGCGACTTCCGGCTGCAGGGTGGTGATAGATCGCGCACATGGCGTGGGGCCGATCGCAGGCCTCCAGGCCGGAATGGATGCAGCGCGCGGACGCTACGCATTCGCAGCAGGCTGCGACATGCCCTTTTTGAATTCTGATATAATAGATGGTCTCTTCTCACTCGCTGATGGCCACGACGGCGCAGTTCCTGTTCTTAATGACATTCCTGAGAGGCTCCATGCGGTTTACCTCGCGAGACAGCTCGAGGAGGCATGCAGAATCGCGATCGTGAGAGGTGCGCGCAGGGTATCAGCGCCGCTGGCATGGCTTGACATCAGATTTGTGGATGCTGGTATCTTCAGAGGTGTGGATCCTGAGCTCCTGAGCTTCTTCAACGTCAATACTCCCGATGATCTCAGGAGGGCGGAGAGCATCCTGAGAGGGAGGACCGCTGAGAGGCGCATCAGTCTGCTGTGA
- a CDS encoding tetrahydrofolate dehydrogenase/cyclohydrolase catalytic domain-containing protein: MIIDGKALASDIEAGVRERVGRLGFTPGLATILVGDNPASQMYLRIKHAACERVGIRSENIVLPGDTDEDTLIKTIMELNGREDVHAILLQLPLPGHLDPRKAMMAIAPEKDADGFHPENMGALLLGSERLVPCTPRGIIYALERLEVKIEGAEAVIVGHSNVVGKPLAAMLLNRNATVQVCHVYTRDLKEHTRDAEILVVAAGVPRLIKADMVRDGAYVFDVGINKVNGKTVGDVDFDAVREKAAGITPVPGGVGPLTVAMLMSQTVMAAELSLKRRRS, translated from the coding sequence TTGATAATAGATGGAAAGGCGCTGGCGTCAGATATCGAGGCCGGGGTGAGGGAGAGGGTCGGGAGGCTCGGCTTCACTCCGGGCCTGGCCACGATACTCGTCGGGGACAACCCTGCCTCTCAGATGTACCTGAGAATTAAACATGCTGCATGCGAGCGTGTTGGCATACGATCGGAGAACATCGTGCTTCCCGGGGATACGGATGAGGACACCCTCATAAAAACGATCATGGAGCTGAACGGCAGAGAGGATGTGCATGCGATACTCCTACAGCTGCCGCTGCCGGGGCACCTCGATCCGAGGAAGGCGATGATGGCGATAGCTCCTGAGAAGGACGCAGATGGCTTCCATCCGGAGAACATGGGCGCGCTGCTGCTCGGCTCGGAGCGGCTTGTTCCATGCACCCCCAGAGGGATAATATATGCGCTAGAGCGGCTGGAAGTGAAGATCGAGGGTGCAGAGGCTGTCATCGTTGGGCACAGCAACGTTGTGGGAAAGCCGCTTGCAGCCATGCTCCTGAACAGGAACGCTACAGTCCAGGTCTGCCATGTCTACACCAGGGATCTGAAAGAGCACACCAGAGATGCTGAGATACTCGTGGTCGCTGCAGGGGTTCCCAGGCTCATAAAGGCAGATATGGTCAGAGATGGAGCATACGTGTTCGATGTGGGCATAAATAAAGTGAATGGCAAGACGGTAGGAGATGTCGATTTTGATGCCGTCAGGGAGAAGGCAGCTGGGATAACGCCGGTGCCAGGCGGTGTTGGGCCGCTCACCGTCGCAATGCTCATGAGTCAGACCGTGATGGCTGCAGAGCTCTCGCTCAAGAGGCGGAGATCATGA
- the glyA gene encoding serine hydroxymethyltransferase, whose protein sequence is MIRLSLLDHVDPEISVVIRKELDRQRNTLVLVAAENFTSPAVMEAQGCVMTNKYAEGYPGKRYYRGCTFMDEAENLARDRCRELFGAEHVNVQPHSGSQANMAAYFATLSPGDTIMGMNLDHGGHLSHGSPVNFSGKLYRVVPYGVSRKTEMLDYGEVLEIARKCRPRMIVCGASAYPRIIDFKAMREIADEVGALLMADIAHIAGLVAAGVHPSPIPYADIVTTTTHKTLRGPRGGVIMCREELAQAIDRAVFPGIQGGPMMHTIAAKAVAFREAMTPEFRRYQEQIVRNAAALAGRLIENGFDLVSGGTDNHLMLVKLLKENITGKEADEALESAGIALNKNMIPFDPRTPFVTSGIRIGTPAVTTRGMRENEMREIADLITEVIRDIRNPATIESVRSRVRALCERFPLYPEL, encoded by the coding sequence GTGATTCGATTGAGCCTCTTAGATCATGTCGACCCGGAGATATCAGTGGTGATACGCAAGGAGCTGGACCGGCAGAGAAACACCCTGGTTCTTGTCGCCGCGGAGAACTTCACCAGCCCTGCGGTGATGGAGGCACAGGGCTGTGTGATGACCAACAAGTACGCTGAGGGCTATCCGGGAAAGAGGTACTACCGCGGCTGCACATTCATGGATGAGGCCGAGAACCTTGCAAGGGATAGATGCAGGGAACTCTTCGGCGCTGAGCACGTTAATGTACAGCCGCACAGCGGCTCTCAGGCGAACATGGCCGCGTACTTCGCCACGCTCAGCCCCGGGGACACCATAATGGGCATGAACCTCGATCATGGTGGTCACCTTTCTCACGGATCCCCTGTCAACTTCTCAGGAAAGCTCTATCGTGTTGTTCCATATGGGGTGAGCAGGAAGACGGAGATGCTGGATTACGGAGAGGTCCTGGAGATCGCCAGGAAATGCAGACCGAGGATGATAGTATGCGGCGCCTCTGCGTATCCGAGGATCATAGATTTTAAAGCGATGCGTGAGATCGCCGACGAGGTCGGAGCTCTCCTGATGGCCGACATCGCACACATCGCAGGTCTGGTTGCTGCGGGTGTCCATCCAAGCCCGATACCGTATGCAGATATCGTGACGACCACAACACACAAGACCCTCCGCGGGCCGAGAGGCGGCGTGATAATGTGCAGGGAAGAGCTCGCCCAGGCGATAGACAGAGCAGTTTTTCCGGGAATACAGGGCGGACCGATGATGCACACGATAGCTGCGAAGGCCGTCGCATTCCGGGAGGCGATGACACCTGAGTTCAGGAGATATCAGGAGCAGATAGTGAGGAACGCAGCAGCTCTCGCCGGCAGGCTCATCGAGAACGGATTTGATCTCGTATCCGGAGGCACAGATAACCACCTAATGCTGGTCAAGCTTCTGAAGGAGAACATAACCGGAAAGGAGGCAGACGAGGCCCTAGAGAGCGCTGGCATCGCTCTGAACAAGAACATGATTCCATTCGATCCGAGAACTCCATTCGTGACAAGCGGGATCAGGATCGGCACGCCAGCTGTCACAACCAGAGGCATGAGGGAGAACGAGATGAGGGAGATAGCGGATCTCATAACAGAGGTCATTCGGGACATAAGGAACCCCGCCACCATAGAGTCGGTCCGCTCCAGGGTCAGGGCCCTGTGCGAGAGGTTCCCGCTGTATCCAGAGCTCTGA
- a CDS encoding DJ-1/PfpI family protein, producing the protein MRYALLHMAVMAALIVSASGQISGTTSCWVCPVCGSVYSLEVSVPAGAQYYQTALGSIMSLDPNNPDWYCPTCYYTLGTLTFAGNFVLVPCEGLTEQTGYVTEDTGEEMAPVQTLETSQLGSHAQSDAAGLYNLSGSVLMVVAPRNYQEIELNIPKEAFERRGLDVDVGSKGITTATSMGGENVSVDVDIRNVNLSKYRAVVFVGGIGIEELKLHQDSDYVNLARSAYDRGMIVAAICLAPNILASAGLLTNRNATCADSTYLIQKNVNYTDAPVVRDGAIITGRDPGASSEFAETIISALSELQYTTGRVEESSGALTLVGIGASASPNYRCTVCGYEYDPAVGDPSQGIQPGTPFDELPADWRCPQCGAAKDRFVRA; encoded by the coding sequence ATGAGATACGCTCTTCTCCATATGGCCGTCATGGCGGCTCTTATCGTGTCCGCATCTGGACAGATCTCTGGCACAACATCATGCTGGGTGTGCCCTGTATGCGGCAGTGTTTATTCGCTCGAAGTCAGCGTGCCGGCCGGGGCTCAGTACTACCAGACAGCTCTGGGAAGCATAATGAGCCTAGATCCGAATAACCCTGACTGGTACTGTCCTACATGCTATTACACTCTCGGAACGCTCACCTTCGCTGGAAACTTCGTGCTCGTTCCATGCGAGGGTCTCACAGAACAGACTGGATATGTCACCGAGGATACCGGCGAGGAGATGGCTCCTGTTCAGACGCTCGAGACATCCCAGCTGGGCTCGCATGCGCAGAGCGATGCGGCAGGTCTCTACAATCTCAGTGGCAGCGTCCTGATGGTCGTTGCTCCCAGAAACTACCAGGAAATTGAGCTGAACATCCCGAAGGAGGCATTTGAGAGGCGCGGGCTGGATGTGGATGTGGGCTCGAAGGGCATCACCACCGCCACCTCTATGGGCGGTGAGAATGTGTCTGTGGATGTCGACATCAGAAATGTGAATCTATCAAAGTACAGAGCGGTCGTCTTCGTCGGGGGAATCGGCATAGAGGAGCTGAAGCTCCACCAGGACAGCGATTATGTGAACCTGGCCAGGAGCGCATATGACAGAGGGATGATCGTGGCCGCGATCTGCCTGGCTCCGAACATACTTGCGAGCGCAGGATTGCTGACGAACAGAAATGCGACATGTGCGGACAGCACGTATCTGATCCAGAAGAACGTGAACTACACAGACGCGCCTGTTGTCAGAGACGGCGCGATAATAACAGGCAGGGACCCCGGGGCGTCATCGGAGTTCGCAGAGACCATCATATCAGCCCTATCGGAGTTGCAGTACACAACAGGAAGGGTGGAGGAAAGTAGCGGCGCGCTTACGCTTGTGGGTATAGGCGCATCAGCATCTCCAAATTACAGATGCACGGTCTGCGGCTACGAGTACGATCCAGCGGTCGGGGATCCGAGCCAGGGGATCCAGCCAGGGACGCCCTTCGATGAGCTGCCGGCAGACTGGAGGTGCCCGCAGTGTGGCGCTGCGAAGGATAGGTTCGTGCGTGCGTGA
- a CDS encoding DUF2121 domain-containing protein has protein sequence MSLIIAFSGREAVIAGDKRSIAFAGDCRSLEEELYSGRIRDDEELLRRAGELSATIYISDGREKVWREGDVLAGEVTEVSVSSSKRRRVYVTSGAYLIVDVIDGNARISGRGGASLIVLGNRYTRDAAGRALQGLGRINADAIERVMKEVSAGTATMSREHTLLRVTASHKDPASVLMQTFSRDCEKMGWRL, from the coding sequence ATGAGCCTGATTATCGCGTTCTCCGGCAGGGAGGCGGTGATCGCAGGCGACAAGAGGAGCATAGCATTCGCCGGTGATTGCAGGTCGCTTGAGGAGGAGCTGTACTCTGGCAGGATACGCGATGATGAGGAGCTGCTCAGGAGGGCCGGAGAGCTTTCTGCGACGATATACATATCTGACGGCAGGGAGAAGGTCTGGCGTGAGGGGGATGTGCTTGCTGGAGAGGTGACTGAGGTCTCAGTCTCCAGCAGCAAACGCAGAAGGGTGTATGTCACATCCGGCGCGTATCTCATCGTGGATGTGATCGACGGGAACGCCAGGATCTCCGGGAGGGGTGGTGCCTCGCTCATCGTTCTGGGGAACAGGTACACAAGAGATGCTGCTGGAAGGGCGCTTCAGGGACTGGGGAGGATCAACGCTGATGCGATAGAGAGAGTGATGAAGGAGGTCAGCGCAGGAACCGCGACCATGAGCAGAGAGCACACGCTTTTGAGGGTGACTGCGTCTCATAAAGACCCAGCATCCGTTCTCATGCAGACCTTCTCGAGGGACTGCGAGAAGATGGGCTGGAGGTTATGA